The Neobacillus sp. PS3-34 genome has a window encoding:
- a CDS encoding penicillin-binding transpeptidase domain-containing protein → MNPITGETLALVSSPAFDPNQLTLGLSAAQWKMLEDNPLKPLQTRFKQAYAPGSMLKPVTAGIALMNNSINPAEAVKITSKKWQKDKSWGSYFVTRVHESNPVNLEKALIFSDNIYFAQTALKIGKENFAAGLRNFGFESEMEFPFPLETSQIGQLGSEIALADSGYGQGQIQMNIVHLMASYTPFVNGGNMIKPVLLMDDQKNQVFKEQVISKAAADTIAPILRKIVSEPSGTAHRAEIPGHPLAGKTGTAELKAKQGEKGTENGWFVAYNTNTPNLLVAMFVEGVQDSGGSQVPVKMMKNVFTE, encoded by the coding sequence ATGAACCCGATTACCGGGGAAACACTGGCTCTCGTCAGCAGCCCGGCCTTCGATCCAAACCAGCTGACACTCGGCCTTTCTGCAGCACAGTGGAAGATGCTAGAGGATAACCCGCTAAAGCCATTGCAGACACGCTTTAAACAGGCCTACGCGCCTGGTTCAATGCTTAAGCCGGTAACTGCTGGAATTGCGCTGATGAACAATTCGATCAACCCCGCAGAAGCTGTGAAAATCACATCGAAAAAATGGCAGAAGGATAAATCGTGGGGAAGCTATTTTGTGACAAGGGTCCATGAATCCAACCCGGTAAACCTTGAAAAAGCGCTAATTTTTTCCGATAATATCTATTTTGCACAAACGGCATTAAAGATTGGAAAAGAGAATTTTGCAGCGGGCTTGAGAAACTTTGGTTTTGAAAGCGAAATGGAGTTCCCATTCCCGCTCGAAACCTCGCAAATCGGGCAGCTTGGCAGTGAAATTGCGCTGGCTGATTCCGGTTACGGACAGGGGCAGATCCAGATGAACATTGTTCACCTGATGGCATCGTATACACCGTTCGTCAATGGCGGGAATATGATTAAGCCTGTCCTACTCATGGATGACCAGAAAAATCAGGTGTTTAAAGAACAGGTCATTTCGAAGGCGGCGGCAGATACCATCGCGCCAATCCTGAGAAAAATCGTCAGTGAGCCGTCGGGAACAGCTCATCGGGCGGAAATCCCTGGCCATCCGCTTGCAGGTAAAACCGGCACCGCCGAGCTGAAGGCAAAGCAGGGCGAGAAGGGGACTGAGAATGGCTGGTTCGTTGCCTACAACACCAACACGCCGAATTTGCTTGTTGCCATGTTTGTTGAAGGTGTTCAGGACAGCGGTGGCTCACAGGTACCGGTTAAGATGATGAAAAATGTGTTTACTGAATGA
- the spoIIID gene encoding sporulation transcriptional regulator SpoIIID yields the protein MHDYIRERTIKIGKYIVETRKTVRVIAKEFGVSKSTVHKDLTERLPEINPDLANEVKEILDYHKSIRHLRGGEATKMKYQKEEREGEPVK from the coding sequence GTGCACGATTACATCAGAGAGCGAACTATCAAGATTGGAAAGTATATCGTGGAGACGAGAAAAACGGTTCGCGTAATCGCGAAGGAGTTTGGCGTATCCAAAAGTACAGTCCATAAAGATCTAACGGAAAGGCTGCCAGAAATTAACCCTGATCTTGCAAACGAAGTAAAAGAAATTCTAGATTACCATAAATCCATACGTCATCTAAGGGGCGGAGAAGCCACAAAAATGAAGTACCAGAAAGAAGAAAGAGAAGGCGAGCCTGTCAAATAA
- a CDS encoding Ig-like domain-containing protein, with protein sequence MKFGNSLPNLNGGLLLGATLSLQEMNNNKVDCYGCSMYQNEQYSIHKVLNAWDAKNLTWENKPAANAVPAAAKTKWMPIDGGYFQWDVSSLVADWYIQPDSYHGVAVKGQSLRTFNKLNADRSVMPALQIRYSPKPGAPSGIANGLQANSEKGYVNLQWYSVPGAKGYKVYLFNGKEFEEVYSGKEAKWSSLGKALWPTKEQIDKGEYSLRKDGSGTDLSDKPGFLYQKLAAVGRDQDSYYFRVSAFNDYGETALSDELKLKMSDTSAPEVPVNVNAESELISNFKLRWDPSSAGASYNVKITTESGYQVFSGTTDTASITILENVLTPRSSYLVTVMARKNGNYSVFSTPVKVTARKQYDAQLVGGSQPVSTQEAGTAAYMRIIFKNAGAETWTNGNSLKAEGISFEVPLADGEAVKPGEQKTFEFQLPSNVPLGTTPVKWQISQRDIGTFGDALNTTLSFADRTVPQITMDSPGESEFVTGKVAIKGSIKDYQLSKYTVSYGAGTAPTGWNRIGEDTQLPARILAEWDTAGLSQGVYTVRVEAEDASGNKAVLDRVVKVNYPLPPPAPPQVNIITNKTAELTGKTEPAATVTAAILGKAYNTTADSAGNFIMAIPVLNAGTAVSVTVKIADVTSMAKTLTVVRVAPDMPTVNAVKNTSNVVTGKTEKYVIAWVKIGTKEYSAKSDAYGNFKVTIPVQSSGAILSVTTKDAAGYRSAARTLTVARAAPNIPAVNQVNNKAALVSGKTEKYSAITVKIGTKTYSGKADGSGSYKVSIPAQNSGTAITVMAKDSAGNISAPAKITVIRVAPNMPAVSAVRYYSTSVTGKTEKYATVYVKIGTKTYSSKANAYGSFKVYIPKQRKGIKLAVTAKDSKGNVSAARAMTVY encoded by the coding sequence ATGAAATTTGGCAATAGCCTGCCGAACCTCAATGGGGGCTTGCTGCTGGGTGCGACCCTAAGCCTTCAGGAGATGAATAATAATAAAGTAGATTGCTATGGATGCTCCATGTATCAAAATGAGCAATATTCGATCCATAAAGTCTTAAATGCCTGGGATGCCAAAAATTTAACCTGGGAAAACAAGCCCGCGGCGAACGCTGTACCGGCTGCTGCCAAAACTAAATGGATGCCAATTGACGGCGGTTATTTTCAATGGGATGTATCAAGCCTTGTTGCGGATTGGTATATACAGCCAGACAGCTATCATGGTGTTGCTGTTAAGGGACAAAGCTTGAGGACGTTCAATAAATTAAATGCTGACCGGTCGGTGATGCCGGCATTGCAAATACGCTACTCACCGAAGCCTGGTGCACCGAGTGGAATTGCTAACGGTCTTCAGGCGAACTCCGAAAAAGGATATGTAAATCTTCAATGGTATTCGGTGCCCGGTGCGAAGGGATATAAGGTTTATCTTTTTAACGGAAAGGAATTTGAAGAGGTATATTCAGGGAAAGAAGCTAAATGGTCCTCTCTAGGCAAAGCATTGTGGCCGACAAAGGAGCAGATTGATAAAGGGGAATATTCGCTTCGCAAGGATGGAAGCGGAACCGATTTATCCGACAAGCCAGGTTTCCTTTATCAAAAGCTGGCGGCTGTCGGACGGGATCAGGATAGTTATTATTTCCGTGTCTCAGCCTTTAATGATTATGGTGAAACCGCATTGTCGGATGAGCTTAAGCTGAAAATGTCTGACACTTCTGCACCAGAAGTGCCTGTAAATGTGAATGCTGAAAGTGAGCTTATCTCGAACTTCAAGCTAAGGTGGGATCCGTCATCGGCGGGAGCATCTTATAATGTAAAAATAACAACCGAATCAGGTTACCAGGTGTTCAGCGGAACAACCGATACTGCGAGTATCACCATTCTGGAAAATGTTTTGACTCCCAGAAGTTCATACCTCGTTACGGTGATGGCAAGGAAAAACGGGAACTACTCAGTGTTTTCCACGCCGGTTAAAGTGACAGCGAGAAAGCAATATGACGCCCAGCTTGTTGGCGGTTCTCAGCCAGTTTCGACTCAGGAAGCGGGAACTGCAGCGTATATGAGGATTATTTTTAAAAATGCCGGGGCTGAAACTTGGACAAATGGAAATAGTTTAAAAGCTGAGGGCATCTCGTTTGAAGTGCCGCTAGCCGATGGGGAAGCGGTTAAGCCAGGCGAGCAGAAAACCTTCGAATTCCAGCTGCCGAGCAACGTCCCATTGGGTACGACTCCAGTAAAATGGCAAATATCGCAACGGGATATTGGGACATTCGGAGATGCATTAAATACCACACTTTCGTTCGCAGACCGGACTGTCCCGCAAATAACGATGGATTCTCCAGGCGAGTCTGAATTTGTCACGGGAAAAGTTGCGATTAAAGGGTCGATTAAGGATTATCAGTTAAGTAAGTATACTGTCTCATATGGTGCTGGGACGGCTCCAACTGGATGGAATCGGATTGGTGAGGACACACAGCTGCCTGCTCGGATTCTGGCAGAATGGGACACAGCAGGGCTGTCGCAGGGTGTGTACACTGTGCGCGTTGAAGCGGAAGACGCGAGCGGAAATAAAGCGGTGCTCGACCGCGTGGTTAAGGTAAATTACCCGCTACCACCGCCTGCGCCACCGCAGGTCAACATTATTACCAATAAGACAGCAGAACTGACTGGCAAGACAGAGCCGGCTGCCACTGTGACCGCTGCAATTTTAGGAAAAGCATACAATACAACTGCAGATTCAGCAGGCAATTTTATAATGGCCATACCGGTTCTCAATGCCGGCACAGCCGTTTCTGTTACGGTAAAAATTGCCGACGTTACCAGTATGGCGAAAACCTTGACGGTCGTGCGAGTAGCACCGGATATGCCAACCGTAAATGCCGTTAAGAATACGAGTAATGTGGTGACCGGTAAAACGGAGAAATATGTGATTGCCTGGGTGAAAATCGGAACAAAAGAGTATTCCGCAAAATCGGATGCCTATGGAAATTTCAAGGTAACCATTCCTGTCCAAAGCAGCGGGGCAATCCTGTCGGTTACAACAAAGGATGCGGCAGGATACAGAAGCGCAGCAAGAACGCTGACGGTTGCAAGAGCAGCACCGAATATTCCTGCGGTAAACCAGGTTAATAATAAAGCAGCCTTAGTATCTGGGAAAACGGAAAAGTACTCAGCGATCACGGTCAAAATTGGAACAAAAACGTATTCTGGGAAAGCGGATGGTTCCGGCAGCTATAAAGTCTCTATTCCTGCCCAAAACAGCGGAACAGCGATCACGGTGATGGCTAAGGATAGCGCCGGCAATATAAGTGCTCCGGCTAAGATTACAGTGATTCGCGTTGCCCCCAATATGCCAGCTGTAAGTGCTGTTCGATATTATTCAACCTCTGTTACAGGAAAGACAGAAAAATATGCAACAGTTTATGTGAAAATTGGGACGAAAACGTATTCGTCCAAAGCCAACGCTTACGGCAGCTTTAAAGTTTACATTCCAAAACAGCGTAAGGGCATCAAACTGGCTGTAACAGCGAAGGATTCAAAAGGAAATGTGAGTGCAGCCAGAGCAATGACTGTTTACTGA
- a CDS encoding M23 family metallopeptidase has translation MREEEKRTSQSSSFKRFFKKRWVFPAIYIASAAIILTAVLWYQTSNNATDKYDYKATDLNGKKYNQPSMEVSRALENFEMPVSKSVETVVDKGFYDFKGKESDQQAALVYYDDTYQPNTGIDLKAKNGETFDVVASLSGKVTKVEEDSLLGNVIEIEHDKGIATQYQSVTDVKVKVGDEIHQGQVLAKAGQSLFNEKAGVHVHFEIRKDGVAVNPQNYFDKPMSALQAEEPVKNVNNPANQGLEDSKLKDNQSGSTPDTTGNIEEDQSKDTKSKDDQSKSKDEKKSDDSKAPSEQSSQDKTNS, from the coding sequence ATGAGAGAGGAAGAAAAAAGAACTTCTCAAAGCTCCAGCTTTAAGCGCTTTTTCAAAAAGCGTTGGGTATTTCCAGCCATTTATATCGCAAGTGCTGCAATCATTCTGACGGCGGTTCTATGGTATCAAACGAGTAACAATGCGACAGACAAGTACGATTATAAGGCAACGGATCTAAACGGCAAAAAATATAATCAGCCGTCAATGGAAGTAAGCCGTGCGCTTGAAAATTTCGAGATGCCTGTCAGCAAATCAGTGGAAACAGTAGTTGATAAAGGATTCTATGATTTTAAAGGCAAAGAATCAGATCAGCAAGCAGCGTTGGTTTATTACGATGATACGTACCAACCAAACACTGGTATCGACCTTAAGGCTAAAAACGGCGAAACGTTTGACGTCGTTGCATCCTTAAGCGGTAAGGTTACAAAGGTTGAGGAAGACTCGCTGCTGGGGAATGTGATTGAAATTGAGCATGACAAGGGTATTGCAACTCAATATCAATCCGTTACAGACGTGAAGGTCAAGGTTGGCGATGAAATCCATCAGGGACAAGTGCTTGCAAAGGCTGGGCAAAGCTTGTTCAATGAAAAAGCAGGCGTGCATGTACATTTTGAAATCCGTAAAGATGGTGTTGCGGTAAATCCGCAAAATTATTTTGATAAGCCGATGAGCGCTTTACAAGCTGAAGAGCCTGTAAAGAATGTGAACAATCCTGCTAATCAAGGCTTAGAAGATAGCAAATTGAAGGATAACCAAAGCGGCAGCACTCCAGATACAACTGGCAATATTGAAGAAGATCAAAGCAAGGACACTAAGTCCAAAGATGATCAAAGCAAGTCGAAAGATGAAAAGAAGTCTGACGACAGCAAAGCTCCTTCAGAGCAATCTTCTCAAGATAAAACTAACTCATAA
- a CDS encoding nuclease-related domain-containing protein, producing MKKSFKKQKGMIPLIVKKREVSLKYRKIEAFYSGRLPKNHPKRPLIEQEFNNRKAGDAGERGVDYYIRKLPEEGYYIFHGLRLLNGEFAFQIDTLIITTRFGLIVEVKNIAGNLHFDKKFHQFTRKINNIEKRYKNPILQAQQQRDELREWLERNHFLDIPIDYLFVNSNERAIVSADPGYELVYRHACNSDCLLQKIMQLSNFYKKEILSTKEVRKLNRLLLNKHTPEDINIHEAFNLTPSDLITGTQCPNCNSIPMSYHYGSWKCPVCGIKSKDAHIKAIEDYFLLINPSINNSQLKEYLHLPSARIAYKILTSLKMPHTGTFKNRIYFPKP from the coding sequence ATGAAGAAATCATTCAAAAAACAGAAGGGAATGATACCTTTGATTGTAAAAAAACGAGAAGTTTCGTTGAAATACAGAAAGATCGAAGCGTTTTATTCAGGAAGATTGCCGAAGAATCATCCAAAACGCCCACTGATTGAACAAGAATTTAACAATAGAAAGGCGGGAGATGCTGGAGAGAGAGGAGTCGACTATTATATAAGGAAACTTCCTGAGGAGGGCTATTATATTTTTCATGGCCTCAGGTTATTAAACGGTGAATTTGCTTTTCAAATAGATACTCTGATTATTACTACAAGGTTTGGATTAATTGTGGAAGTTAAAAATATTGCAGGAAATCTGCATTTCGATAAGAAATTCCATCAATTCACCCGAAAGATTAACAACATAGAGAAAAGATATAAGAACCCCATTTTACAAGCCCAACAACAAAGAGACGAATTAAGAGAATGGCTGGAGAGAAACCACTTTTTGGATATTCCGATTGACTATCTTTTTGTAAACAGCAATGAAAGGGCGATCGTTTCTGCGGATCCTGGATATGAACTTGTCTACCGGCACGCCTGTAATAGTGACTGTTTACTTCAAAAAATTATGCAGCTATCAAATTTTTATAAAAAGGAGATCCTGTCGACGAAGGAAGTGCGTAAACTTAACCGCCTGCTCCTCAATAAACATACCCCTGAGGATATAAATATCCACGAAGCCTTTAATCTTACGCCGTCTGACCTTATAACCGGAACGCAATGTCCCAACTGTAATTCGATTCCAATGTCCTACCATTATGGGAGCTGGAAGTGTCCGGTCTGCGGCATAAAATCGAAGGATGCCCATATTAAAGCTATAGAAGACTACTTTCTTCTTATAAACCCCTCTATCAATAATTCACAATTAAAAGAGTATCTTCATCTACCATCTGCAAGAATAGCCTACAAAATCCTAACTTCCCTTAAAATGCCTCATACTGGAACATTTAAAAACCGCATCTATTTTCCAAAGCCATAA
- a CDS encoding flagellar hook-basal body protein has translation MFKGFYTVASGMLAQQRRTEMLTNNMANANTPGFKADQSSMRAFPEMLMQQFGKKDIPVGDGLSLPENQVIGPLNTGVYMQEAIPKFLQGDLQETEKKTDLALIDANMPAGSSVFFAVQHPNGETRYTRNGNFTLDAQGYLTAGNGFYVLNDSGKPIQLSSDQFTVSDTGEVTGQNGERARIGIGFATNALRMVKQDDGFYRTENGTPLASAYGRQDVRFKTQQGFLERSNVDASRTMTDMLTAYRAFEANQKVLQAYDKSMEKAANEIGRVN, from the coding sequence ATGTTTAAAGGATTCTATACCGTTGCTTCCGGTATGCTGGCACAGCAGCGCAGGACGGAAATGCTGACAAACAATATGGCAAATGCCAATACGCCGGGCTTTAAAGCTGACCAGTCCTCAATGAGGGCATTCCCGGAAATGCTTATGCAGCAATTCGGCAAAAAGGATATTCCGGTTGGGGACGGATTAAGCCTTCCAGAAAATCAGGTTATCGGTCCCCTGAATACCGGAGTATACATGCAGGAGGCGATTCCTAAATTTCTTCAGGGAGACCTTCAGGAAACGGAAAAGAAAACAGATCTTGCATTGATCGATGCCAATATGCCAGCGGGAAGCTCGGTCTTTTTTGCTGTACAGCATCCAAATGGAGAAACGCGCTATACTCGGAACGGGAATTTTACTCTTGATGCACAGGGCTATTTGACAGCGGGAAATGGATTTTATGTTTTAAATGACAGTGGAAAACCAATTCAGCTTTCAAGTGACCAGTTTACGGTCAGCGATACAGGTGAAGTGACAGGGCAAAACGGAGAACGTGCCCGGATTGGCATCGGCTTTGCGACCAATGCTCTTCGCATGGTCAAACAGGACGATGGTTTTTATCGCACGGAAAACGGAACACCGCTTGCCAGCGCCTATGGCCGCCAGGATGTCCGTTTTAAAACGCAGCAGGGTTTCCTTGAGCGCTCCAATGTTGATGCGAGCCGGACGATGACAGATATGCTCACAGCCTACCGCGCTTTCGAGGCAAACCAGAAGGTGCTCCAGGCTTATGATAAAAGTATGGAAAAAGCTGCAAATGAAATCGGACGTGTTAACTAA
- a CDS encoding rod shape-determining protein: MFARDIGIDLGTANVLIHVKGRGIVLNEPSVVAIDKNTNRVLAVGEEARRMVGRTPGNIVAIRPLKDGVIADFDVTEAMLKHFINKLNVKGFLSKPRILICCPTNITSVEQKAIREAAEKSGGKKVYLEEEPKVAAIGAGMDIFQPYGNMVVDIGGGTTDVAVLSMGDIVTSSSIKMAGDKFDSEILNYIKREYKLLIGERTAENIKINIGTVFPGSRSEELEIRGRDMVTGLPRTITVHSEEIEAALRESVAVIVQAAKSVLERTPPELSADIIDRGVILTGGGALLHGIDMLLAEELKVPVLVAENPMDCVAIGTGIMLDNIDRIPKKKIG, translated from the coding sequence ATGTTTGCAAGAGATATTGGGATAGACTTGGGAACGGCTAACGTGCTGATTCACGTTAAGGGCCGTGGAATTGTATTAAATGAGCCTTCTGTCGTTGCAATTGATAAAAATACAAATCGTGTTCTTGCTGTTGGTGAGGAAGCGCGCCGCATGGTAGGGCGTACACCTGGTAATATCGTCGCAATCCGTCCGTTGAAGGATGGAGTTATTGCGGATTTTGATGTAACTGAAGCAATGCTTAAACACTTTATTAATAAGTTGAATGTTAAAGGCTTTTTGTCCAAGCCTCGCATCCTGATCTGCTGCCCAACCAACATTACGAGCGTTGAGCAAAAAGCAATCAGAGAAGCAGCTGAAAAAAGCGGCGGTAAGAAAGTATACCTTGAGGAAGAACCAAAGGTGGCGGCAATCGGCGCTGGCATGGATATTTTCCAGCCTTACGGAAACATGGTTGTTGATATTGGCGGCGGAACAACGGATGTTGCCGTTTTATCAATGGGCGATATCGTAACTTCAAGCTCCATTAAAATGGCAGGGGACAAGTTCGATAGCGAAATCCTAAATTATATTAAGCGTGAATACAAGCTGTTAATCGGTGAGCGTACGGCTGAGAATATTAAAATCAACATTGGTACGGTCTTCCCGGGCTCACGCTCTGAAGAATTGGAAATCCGCGGCCGTGATATGGTCACTGGACTACCACGTACCATTACTGTGCATTCCGAAGAAATTGAAGCGGCACTGAGAGAATCAGTAGCAGTGATCGTCCAGGCGGCAAAAAGCGTTCTTGAACGCACACCGCCTGAATTATCAGCGGACATTATCGACCGGGGCGTCATTTTGACAGGCGGCGGCGCATTGCTGCACGGCATTGATATGCTGCTTGCGGAGGAGCTGAAGGTTCCTGTCCTTGTAGCTGAAAATCCAATGGATTGTGTGGCAATCGGTACCGGCATCATGCTCGATAATATCGATCGCATTCCAAAAAAGAAAATAGGTTAA